One stretch of Actinacidiphila sp. DG2A-62 DNA includes these proteins:
- a CDS encoding nuclease-related domain-containing protein, with amino-acid sequence MDDLHVNRWRKNGQDRLYVNLGGPRGQAVAWLNMKTGEVTIEVPEYESAARQALKAWQHDQRSEPRPAPAPLPPRLKAAPTSIPPLPPLTRDNDLARNPPGAAVADKVREIESQRSALVRLVARGLRLSLGADDWRTGLEGEQAVGESLEALKARGWRILHAVRWPSGADIDHMAIGPAGVFTINSKHHPDARVWVGDHVIRVNNRTTDHVRFSLNEADRTAKLLRYWCGWPVSVQPVIAIVGAAGMKITTTAPPVLVVDGLSIAEHLASLPQHLPEYRVSSVFEVARRADVWKATQKRRWSDRQL; translated from the coding sequence ATGGACGACTTGCACGTCAACCGGTGGCGGAAAAACGGGCAGGACCGCCTGTATGTCAACCTGGGTGGCCCACGGGGGCAGGCCGTTGCCTGGCTGAACATGAAGACGGGAGAGGTAACGATCGAGGTCCCCGAGTACGAGTCGGCGGCCCGCCAGGCACTCAAAGCTTGGCAGCACGATCAGAGGTCCGAACCACGCCCGGCTCCGGCTCCGCTACCGCCGCGGCTGAAGGCTGCTCCCACGTCGATTCCGCCCCTACCCCCGCTGACACGGGATAACGACCTCGCCCGCAATCCTCCCGGGGCGGCCGTGGCTGACAAGGTCCGTGAGATCGAAAGCCAACGCAGTGCACTCGTCCGCCTCGTGGCAAGAGGGCTTCGGCTCTCCCTTGGAGCCGATGACTGGCGTACCGGCTTGGAAGGAGAGCAGGCAGTCGGTGAGTCCCTCGAAGCGCTGAAAGCCCGCGGCTGGCGGATTCTTCACGCTGTCCGGTGGCCGAGCGGTGCCGACATCGATCACATGGCCATCGGTCCGGCCGGCGTCTTCACGATCAACTCGAAGCATCATCCAGACGCCCGCGTGTGGGTCGGTGATCATGTGATTCGGGTGAACAACCGGACCACTGATCACGTCCGCTTCTCCCTAAACGAGGCAGACCGTACGGCCAAGCTCCTTCGTTACTGGTGCGGATGGCCCGTGTCCGTTCAGCCTGTGATCGCCATCGTCGGAGCAGCGGGAATGAAGATTACGACAACCGCACCGCCGGTCCTGGTCGTTGACGGGCTCTCCATTGCGGAACACCTCGCCTCTCTTCCCCAACACCTGCCGGAGTATCGTGTCTCGTCGGTGTTCGAAGTGGCCAGACGAGCCGACGTGTGGAAGGCCACTCAGAAACGCCGTTGGAGCGACCGGCAACTCTGA
- a CDS encoding GntR family transcriptional regulator, with protein MGTPDAGRQPKYQRIADALREAIQSGEYGPGDRLPGENDLMATYEVARMTARQALGVLQNEGVAESRKGAGVFVRSFRPLRRRGIQRLARSQWGEGRSVWETDTEDRALVVDQLKVTEEEPPERIAEVLGIEAGQRACVRSRRFVLDDKPILLAKSYLSSDLVAGSAITQEDTGPGGIYARLGELGYKPVHFREEIRSRMPSADEAQRLGLSMGTPVILIVRTAFADEGRAVEVNEMTLDSASYILEYDFDA; from the coding sequence ATGGGCACCCCTGACGCCGGGCGTCAGCCGAAGTACCAGCGGATTGCCGACGCGCTGCGGGAAGCGATCCAGTCGGGCGAGTACGGCCCGGGGGACCGGCTGCCAGGTGAGAACGACCTCATGGCCACCTACGAGGTCGCCCGGATGACCGCGCGGCAGGCTCTCGGAGTGCTCCAGAACGAAGGCGTCGCCGAGTCACGGAAGGGTGCGGGGGTGTTCGTCCGGTCCTTCCGGCCGCTGCGACGGCGGGGCATCCAGCGGCTGGCCCGGTCCCAGTGGGGCGAAGGGCGCTCGGTCTGGGAGACGGACACCGAGGACCGCGCGCTGGTGGTCGATCAGCTCAAGGTCACGGAGGAGGAACCGCCCGAGCGCATCGCGGAGGTGCTCGGAATCGAAGCAGGCCAGCGCGCATGCGTCAGGAGCAGGCGGTTCGTCCTGGACGACAAGCCGATCCTGCTGGCGAAGTCGTACCTCTCCTCAGACCTGGTAGCCGGCTCGGCCATCACACAGGAGGACACCGGCCCCGGCGGGATCTACGCGCGACTCGGCGAACTCGGCTACAAGCCGGTGCACTTCCGCGAGGAGATCCGCAGCCGCATGCCGTCCGCCGACGAGGCCCAGCGACTCGGCCTCAGCATGGGCACACCCGTCATCCTGATCGTCCGCACCGCCTTCGCCGACGAGGGCCGCGCCGTCGAGGTGAACGAGATGACCCTCGACTCCGCGTCGTACATCCTGGAGTACGACTTCGACGCGTAG